A single Trichocoleus sp. FACHB-46 DNA region contains:
- a CDS encoding GAF domain-containing protein: MSSVSPDAPLILIVDDNKTARSLLRETMEEEGYRVAEARDGEQCLTIYARLRPDIVLLDAIMPVMDGFTCCRQLKTLPGGDRTPLLVITGLDDQASVDQAFAAGATDYITKPIHWAVLRQRVRRLLQASKAMVELHQQTEWEHLMGVISQRIRQSLNLEDILNTTVVEVRQFLQTDRVSVYRFEPDWSGTIAVESVGSEWPSVLGKNTKDPCFALTYITQYKQGHVRAVEDIYTAGIAPCHINLLAQFNVRANLVVPILQGDQLWGLLLAHHCSGPRRWQPSEIKLVERLTTQVAIAIQQSELYQQVQHLNADLECQVQERTTQLQRALEYEAMLKRITDKVRDSLDESQILETAIAELVNVLGVSCCGTSLYGGEQLCAKIPHEYMMPNTVGCRLVPKAVEFPEIYQQLHQGQYSQFCEITPASGRGRLAMLACPIFDDQGVIGDLWLFKEKYAVFNELEIRLVLQVTNQCAIAIRQARLYQSSQAQVEALEKLNRLKDEFLSTVSHELRTPMASMKMATHMLELSLQKERTKYASQSHPEGSKTTRYLQILKDECEREINLIDDLLDLQRLDAGNQSLELGVINLYNWLPVIIEPFVEQANNLQQTLQLQLPDQLPFLISDASHLERILSELLSNACKYTPAQEHITVSTVAQPETLQLTVSNSGVEIPPDEQIRIFDKFYRIPSSDPWKQPGTGLGLSLVRKLVTHLGGSIQVQSDKNLTNFIVELPLNSPLGHFDN, translated from the coding sequence ATGAGTTCTGTCTCTCCAGATGCTCCTCTAATTCTCATTGTCGATGACAATAAAACGGCGCGATCGCTGTTACGAGAAACCATGGAGGAAGAAGGATACCGAGTCGCCGAAGCGCGAGACGGAGAGCAGTGTTTGACGATTTATGCTCGCCTCCGCCCAGATATTGTCTTGCTCGATGCCATCATGCCTGTAATGGATGGCTTCACCTGTTGCCGTCAGCTCAAAACATTACCAGGAGGCGATCGCACCCCTCTATTGGTGATCACCGGACTAGATGACCAAGCTTCGGTTGATCAAGCTTTTGCCGCAGGAGCTACGGACTACATCACCAAACCGATCCATTGGGCCGTGTTGCGGCAAAGGGTGCGGCGGTTGCTTCAAGCCAGCAAAGCGATGGTAGAACTGCACCAACAAACCGAGTGGGAACACTTGATGGGAGTGATTTCGCAACGCATTCGGCAATCGCTCAATTTAGAAGATATTCTCAACACTACAGTTGTCGAGGTACGACAGTTTCTTCAAACCGATCGCGTCAGCGTTTATCGTTTTGAACCTGACTGGAGTGGCACGATCGCAGTCGAATCGGTTGGAAGCGAATGGCCCTCTGTGTTGGGCAAGAATACGAAAGACCCTTGCTTCGCCCTCACCTACATTACGCAGTACAAGCAGGGCCATGTGCGAGCAGTCGAGGATATTTACACCGCCGGGATTGCGCCTTGTCACATTAACTTGTTGGCTCAATTTAACGTCCGCGCCAACTTAGTCGTGCCGATCTTGCAGGGAGACCAACTGTGGGGACTACTCCTAGCTCATCACTGCTCTGGTCCTCGACGGTGGCAACCTTCCGAAATCAAGCTGGTGGAGCGACTCACGACCCAAGTGGCGATCGCGATTCAGCAATCAGAACTGTACCAACAGGTGCAACATCTCAACGCCGACTTAGAATGCCAAGTGCAGGAGCGCACGACTCAATTGCAGCGAGCGCTGGAGTATGAAGCAATGCTGAAACGGATTACCGATAAAGTTCGTGACAGCCTCGATGAGAGCCAAATCCTTGAAACGGCAATAGCAGAACTGGTTAATGTGTTGGGAGTTTCTTGCTGTGGTACCAGCCTTTATGGGGGAGAGCAGCTCTGCGCCAAGATTCCTCACGAGTACATGATGCCTAATACGGTAGGCTGCCGCTTAGTGCCAAAAGCAGTTGAATTTCCCGAAATTTATCAGCAACTTCACCAAGGACAGTATTCGCAGTTTTGCGAAATCACCCCAGCTTCCGGTCGAGGCCGCTTGGCGATGTTGGCTTGCCCAATTTTTGACGACCAAGGTGTAATTGGCGATTTGTGGCTGTTTAAGGAAAAGTATGCCGTTTTCAATGAATTAGAAATTCGCTTAGTACTTCAAGTAACAAATCAGTGTGCGATCGCCATCCGCCAAGCTCGGCTGTACCAATCTTCCCAAGCTCAAGTAGAAGCGCTCGAAAAGCTGAATCGCCTTAAGGATGAATTTCTCAGCACGGTTTCCCATGAGTTACGAACTCCAATGGCCAGTATGAAAATGGCAACTCACATGCTGGAATTATCCCTACAAAAAGAGCGCACTAAATACGCTTCGCAATCCCATCCTGAAGGGAGTAAAACCACTCGCTATCTACAAATTCTCAAAGATGAATGTGAGCGAGAAATTAATTTAATTGATGATTTGCTCGATCTGCAACGGCTGGATGCAGGCAACCAATCCTTAGAGTTAGGGGTAATTAATTTGTACAATTGGCTACCTGTAATCATTGAGCCTTTTGTAGAACAAGCAAACAATTTACAGCAAACACTCCAACTTCAGCTTCCCGATCAATTACCTTTTCTCATATCTGATGCCTCTCATTTGGAGCGAATTCTATCTGAGTTGCTCAGTAATGCTTGTAAATACACTCCTGCTCAGGAACATATCACTGTCTCAACTGTGGCTCAACCAGAAACTTTGCAGCTAACTGTAAGTAACTCTGGCGTAGAAATTCCACCCGACGAGCAAATTCGAATTTTTGACAAGTTCTACCGGATTCCTAGTTCTGACCCTTGGAAGCAACCAGGTACTGGATTGGGGTTATCTCTAGTACGTAAGCTGGTCACACATTTAGGTGGTTCAATTCAGGTGCAGAGTGATAAAAATTTAACTAATTTTATTGTTGAATTACCTCTTAATAGTCCTCTAGGACATTTTGACAATTAA
- a CDS encoding MOSC domain-containing protein: protein MSTIEVTHLFTYFIKGLTPHAGDRVSLQAGHGIPGDRGFALMYADAASMESEAEVPWMRKNNFAMQADWPGLASLTCEYDPVTSQLMVKQQGVELLAEATNTPKGRDRIGAFFTGYLAALQPTATARHPEKTPLRLVGDGNSTRYPDRDPVHISLINQASLEDLGQKLGHAVDPRRFRPNVMLTGIPAWEELSWVGKTFQLGTAQVAIAAPINRCVNVDVNPDTGMQDCSIFAALQPTLGHRQTGVLATVLQSGTVTIGDRLIEVTSS, encoded by the coding sequence ATGAGCACCATAGAAGTCACCCACCTGTTTACCTATTTCATCAAAGGGCTAACCCCTCATGCTGGCGATCGCGTCTCGCTCCAAGCAGGCCACGGCATTCCAGGCGATCGCGGCTTTGCCCTGATGTATGCCGATGCAGCCTCAATGGAGTCAGAAGCCGAAGTGCCGTGGATGAGGAAAAACAATTTTGCCATGCAAGCTGACTGGCCTGGTTTAGCCAGCCTCACTTGCGAGTATGACCCAGTCACCAGCCAGTTAATGGTGAAGCAGCAAGGGGTAGAGTTATTAGCTGAAGCGACTAACACACCCAAAGGGCGCGATCGCATTGGCGCTTTTTTTACCGGATACTTAGCGGCGCTGCAACCCACTGCCACCGCTCGCCATCCCGAAAAAACACCTTTGCGTTTAGTCGGAGACGGCAATAGCACCCGCTACCCTGACCGCGATCCTGTCCATATTTCGCTGATCAACCAAGCTAGCTTAGAAGATTTAGGCCAGAAGTTAGGACATGCCGTTGATCCGCGCCGCTTCCGACCCAACGTTATGCTCACAGGCATTCCTGCTTGGGAAGAGTTGAGTTGGGTCGGCAAAACCTTTCAACTGGGTACTGCTCAAGTGGCAATCGCAGCGCCGATCAACCGTTGTGTCAATGTTGATGTCAATCCAGATACAGGCATGCAAGATTGCTCCATTTTCGCGGCGTTGCAACCCACCTTAGGTCATCGTCAAACCGGAGTTCTGGCTACAGTCCTTCAAAGTGGCACGGTGACAATTGGCGATCGCTTGATCGAAGTGACATCCTCTTAA